The genomic segment GAACGTCCCTCTGAGGGGAAGCAGAAGTAGAGGTAGAGGAGTTTACTGCACTCAGGTGAGGCGTGGGGGCACTCTGCAGGTCCAGCAGGAAGCTGTCCACGTCGCCACGAGGATATGAGGTAGAGCCGTGGTGCTGGTACCGTGGCACGTTGCTGtaatgctgctgctgcggagctGCCGATGGTGccaggtggtggtggtggggttggGAAGATTGAGAGGGCATGTGGCGAGCCACACCCATGCTCGAGGACAAGGAGCCCTGAATAAGGCCATGAGGTTGGCCCATGCCAGGGACAGGACTGGCCATGTGGTACGAGGAGTACATTTCCCtggaaaaagtctccatgggCTCCTTGGAGACAGAGGCCATCTCAGGGGTGACTGGGCTGGGCTCCTCTTTTACTGGGCACATAGTGGAGGGGCTCAGTGTAGCCACAGGAGTGCTGGAACTACAGGGTGGCATCAACCCCGTCTCCTGGGCATGGCTCTTCTTCAAATGGCGAGTCAGGTGGTCTCTGCGGCCAAAGCGTTGGGCACAGCGCGGACACAGGAAGTCACGGCGTCCTGTGTGCACCACCGCATGACGGCGCACATCCTTACGTGTGTAAAAACGGCGGTCGCATCTCTCACAGGAGTACTTCCTCTCTCTTACTGGCACCACAACATTAATGCTTCCCTCTGACGGTGGAGGCCTGTCAATATGGCCACCCAGGTGCTCCAGCagggaaggagcaacatctgaGCAGGGCAGGGCTGCTGCAGCACTGTGAGCTGCCACGAGGTGGCGTCTGTAACCTAGCTGGGTGTTGTACTGCTTCCCACAGTCCTGGCAGTGAAAAAGCTGCCGAACGGCAGGATGGCTCTCCTGTGGCTGGCTCTTTAGATGGTCTTGCTGGTGGAACATGGTCTAATACAATGGTGGGTTTCGGCTGTGCTGCTCAGGGACTCTGGCCACGAGCCTGCGCTGATAAACACAAAACTCATGAGGAGACGGTACTATCAGCCCACGGAGTTCGGATCGTTTGTTAAAGTGCACGATAAATGCTAAGTGCTGTCTGACGGTCTCTTGCAGCAATGACTAGAGGTCTGTTCTGCCTTACTGGGGCAAGCCTGTGTCCAGCACTTGGTTTCTGTGACAGCAGCTGCCATAGCAACCCCAAAAGGGCTGTTGTGATGAGGAGCTTTGGAAGCTCAGACTgggtctgtgtgtttcctgagAAGTGTTCTTGTGTTGGCCTGCAGTCTAATTTAGCATTCAGTAGCTGAATGACAGGAAGCCCGGCATCTTCACAGACCTGCAAAACAGAAAAGTGCAGGAAAATGCGTCAGTGTGTGCACATGAAACCTCTGGGCTTAGATGGCGTGCAGCAGACGTCACAtgacaactacaacaacaacaatagtaCCACAATATATCACCAAAAGATGGTTCTCTCTGAGCTCAAACACTTAAAGCTACAACTGTTAAGTTATTAGACTACTGTTCTCGTTtgtacacacacagagttatcaAAGCAATTAAAACTGTTTTCTGTTTAGCTGATACATGCCTACTCGTGTATGCAGTGAGGTAATCATATACATGACATTGGgatttgtcttttgtcttgCTCTTTCTTTACTGTGCCAGAATTTTAATAGTTTCAGAACACAAAAACAGGTAAATCATTTGTGCCAAAGGAGAAACAGTTTAGACATGAGCTGCCAGTAGAAGGACAGAGGGTTCACCTTTATTAGAGAACACATAGTGATAGCACATAGACTAGACACAAACGCAGTGAGCGAGCAGAGGGAGACACCCAGCAAGGAGGCTCAAGTTAGGCTGAACGAGCACTGCTGCATCTAGCCATGCAGACATTTCTGCATCTTTGCCATTCAAAGACACATGTATATggtttattttatgtaatattaaATACTGAACTGTAAATTTTCAAGAAGAAATTTTTTATTCAGGGGTTTCataaaagccttatttttaatatatttattactacTTGGGAGAACACACGAGGTTTAAGTCAATGTcaaagaaaactaaataaacatgcaatctaaacaaaatgcatctTTACTCTGTCTTTTTGGAAGGCTTTAtgagttttgtttatttctgtgtgtttaagtgtaCAAGTGAATGAGtgagtttgtgtctgtaagcccTTAAAGGAGAATGCGGTAGCTCCAATG from the Pelmatolapia mariae isolate MD_Pm_ZW linkage group LG20, Pm_UMD_F_2, whole genome shotgun sequence genome contains:
- the LOC134618648 gene encoding zinc finger protein PLAGL2-like; its protein translation is MFHQQDHLKSQPQESHPAVRQLFHCQDCGKQYNTQLGYRRHLVAAHSAAAALPCSDVAPSLLEHLGGHIDRPPPSEGSINVVVPVRERKYSCERCDRRFYTRKDVRRHAVVHTGRRDFLCPRCAQRFGRRDHLTRHLKKSHAQETGLMPPCSSSTPVATLSPSTMCPVKEEPSPVTPEMASVSKEPMETFSREMYSSYHMASPVPGMGQPHGLIQGSLSSSMGVARHMPSQSSQPHHHHLAPSAAPQQQHYSNVPRYQHHGSTSYPRGDVDSFLLDLQSAPTPHLSAVNSSTSTSASPQRDVLAEGVSAGVDPHLMSRSPAVPSAELSCTTNMELGPLLSFLPFSLPPYSPHMGMGSLVMSYPPATTTTACSPSSSTGLSSQAPGPFTFFQSPQANAPQGPGPHNHTQLPQAYSSPAMSTSTSLPHYYQAFQQ